In the Drosophila willistoni isolate 14030-0811.24 chromosome 3R, UCI_dwil_1.1, whole genome shotgun sequence genome, ATCTAATATAGTTAATATTGGTGTATTAATACTTTaatgtatgtaaattataCTAGTTTGAATCACAGAAACTTATTAGGGAAACTTGATATGATTGAATACTCAAATCAACACTCTTATAAAAGAATTAATGGTAATCGTAGTCATTTGGATATCTTATCTAATGTATCAAATTAGCATTCTACCTATACAACCAGCCAATTAATTAACCAATAAGAATGTATCTATTGACCCATATAAACAGCTGCTGATTAAGATCAACAAACATTAGAGAACAATAATTTGACAAAATGCTTGGACACAATATGATAGACAAATCAAGAGAAATGAATGAGTAATTGACTCGTTTTCTATTAAGGACAATAAAACTAGATGAATCTTTTAAGCTGAAGGATTTGCGAAAACATTTTGACTGAATCCTCTAGAATAGAAACACtcttaattatttaaaaaccaaataataGCCACATAATAACTTTTCAGAGAAATATTTGACTACAAATCTCTTAAGAACTTTTCAATTGTTAAGCTCTTTAATGAAAACACACTATTTCAAAGCTTTTATAGTTCAATTCATTTTCTATTACATTGCCAAGTTAACTATAAAACGATCTTCTAGTTAGGTTCAATCGGTATGCTATGAGCCATGATGTTCAACTTTTAATGAACTTACCAAGCAATTTAACAAATTCTCAAAAATCGGAAAGAGGACAGAACAGATGCTTCCGCCAACCCTTGTCAGTTTTAATTCTTAAATGCTAAGGCctgattttattttggttatttttgcACAACGAATAAATTGAACGCTTATTGAAATTGACAAGGCAAAGCTTTAGGCAAATTGATTGGCTTTGCTTTGGCATTTGATATAAACCAAAGTCATTTTTCACctgcacacacaaacacactaaACAGGAAAACGTAATCAAAGTTCTGCCCGGCAATAAAACGTGAGATTGTTTAAATTGCAACAAAatactaaaacaaaaagccaaaaacaaaaaagaataaaaagagacagagtaaAAAAGCCAACGCACTTTGGGGAGCTATTATGAAACGAAAGCCCAGCAACAATGGCAGTCGCTTGAGTCGAGTCAAGCAGCCTGCAGGGCGCTTATCCTTCTCTATATACATGTggttacatatatacatttgtgtgtgtgtgtgtgtggtgctCCACTGCATAATCGCCGGGTCGAGGGCTTCATCTGTCTGTGCCGCGTGATAAGGCTAAACTGCAACAAAGACtacaaaaaatgtatataaggATTTAAGCCAATATCAATTGAGGTTAAGCATTTTAATGGTTTAATGAACCATTCACAGTAAGcagtatttaatttattatttgctTGGTCAATAGCAGCTCCTTGGTTGGCACGAAAGCATTCATTAGGGGTCTCCCTAATGGCATAAGACGTgcttgggtttttttttagattttttttctaatcATTTTGACCCtcattgttgaaaaaatttaaaattagattttaaagatggcagtTCTCTCTGTTGAGACTCACATTTTGTTGGTCATTCACTTGTTTTAAATGGATATTGATgattgtttattttaatagGCTTTCTCAACAATTTGTCGCTATTCATGGGGCCTAAGAAACCATTTAATTGATAATCAATTTACCCCATAGTAAGTAAGTCTAGGGTAAGATGGAGTCGGTAACCTTAATACAAACCGCAATTTCTTGTAGCTatactataaaaataaaagcgaCTACAGTTTGCGCACGTCTCATTAAACCCAAATGTCGCGCATTGCGTTTTTTACTTGGTCGCACAAGTGTCCTAAGAAaaccacatacacacactcacacacacacatacactagCAGTCAcgacatatgtatataggtatGTAATGTAACTCGCACGTGATGCTGCTTAAATGTTCCGTTTTGGTCAAGGACCGACCAACTGCTCTTCCAAACTGCCTGCCTAATAATCACAGCCTTGACATgcacaacacacaaacacgcacatatcctttttcttttttttgctttttatgtcCTTCTGTTGCCACACAGACTCTGTCCCCATGGGCTGTGatgcatttaaaataattttgacaaAAAAGGAAGATAAATGAACTAACATCCTGTGCTTCGTTTCGGTCTAACCATAAATCTCTTGTGCTAAAtgcatttgaaaaatatttatttacgaTCCTTTGGAGGCAAGAAGCAATGGTCATAAAAATGCTGTAAGGACTTAATTGGCGCTGAGTTGGAAGAGTCATTATATAATGTTTATATAGCAGTTTTTGCAATTAGTGTTTCATTAGCTTGGACCCCAAGTCTCAAGtgaattttcttcttctctctaCTCTCACTTTGGCTTTGCCTGCTTCTTAGGATGTTTCTTCAATTTACGCTAAGTAAAGTCAAATGTTTGCTTAGACCAAGAACCCAATTTCATTATACAAATGCTTTTCGGCTGGCTCAATGTGTTGGAATAAACAGATtcgtatgtaaatatgtatgaaCAAATCCACCAGCTTCTTGCCACAACTCTGCATATGGGATggggggagggggagggggaggTAGCAGCAAAACAAGTTGCTAGATGATGAAGCTAGCTAaaagttaaaataaacttttatccttttttctctttttttttattttgttttgtttctttgttgttgcccATTCAGATTATAGTCTTTTCTTTCATGTTATATTTATTCGTTTTGTGCCTTGTTTAATAGGAATTTGCATCTAGCTCAATTTAAATAATCATTTTTATCTAGAATACAATATGCAGCTTGATAAGCACATGGGAAAACATGGCAAATCAAATTATTTGccataaaaatggaaaagcaaTTGCCCGCACGAGAAGCattaaaataaatgcaaaGCCAAAGAGCGTAGAATTTTGTTACAGACACCAAAATACATATCTATTAAACCAGTTAAGCAACAACGACTTAACAATACCCTGTACCAAGTACCCACTTAATGATGAGAGGCACTAAATTCTCTTAACTTACCTTTCCTTTTGACTATCTTAGGAACAAATGATCAGAAATGATtcgaaataaatattataaattattctATTCTAGTTATTACTTCTTTTTCGGCTCTTCAGGCACCCTGAATATCCTTATAAAATTTGAAACCAATCTTCGGAAATTGAAATACCGTGCTTTTATCTGTGTATTAATGGATCGCACTCAATCTGTGGTGTATTCTTCGATATCTCAGATATATTTTTGAAGCCtagattattaattttaaactgAAAAGTTATCCTCATTAATAGAAAAGTCATGTTTGGAAACGagttcaaaaaaatattagcAAAATGTTAACTTCATATGGCtctaattcaattttttgaaaaattcttgtttttcttAACATTTAAGTCTCTAAAATTATGCTTTTGCCAATTTTGGAACCAATTTTTCTTTACATTTCAAAAAGTGCTTCattacaataaaaataagatattCCTTCTTGAAATCAGCAgcataacaaaaatttatagtgACAAATTCTCAAAAACCTCTAATTTTGGATATCTGTACCTAATTAATTTTGTAGTTTTAATCCATTGTAAAATTCTCTATTttatataacaaacaaaagatcGATTTGTTTATACACTTAGCATATGTAGATTCTGACAAATTGAATATACTCTTTCCCATTATAGAGTGCGGGAAAAAAGTGCTACAAGTAAAGCCAATCAGAATCTGAATTTATGACGCTATCATAAACTCTTGAGTTCAGTTCTACTTTTATTAACATGACCTTTGAGCAtaagtgtgcgtgtgtgtgtgtgtgtgtgtgtgtgtgtttgcagtTGCTAGTTGAAGATTTGTGCGCACCAAGTGGCATGTGGCAAGTGGCTGGCTAGTGACAAGGATGACAAAGTTAAGACCGGGCAGGATATTGTTTTCATAagaactacatatgtatgtatgtatgtacggacatatgaatgtgtgtgtgggtgtgtgtgtatattatatagcATGTTGCAGATGTTGCTAAAATGTCAGCATGCCACATATCGTACATCTTTGCTACAGACAGACGACACCCCACGCTTTCTTGACTCTTGTTACTTGGCAACCAAAATAAATGTCATGGTCAATTTCATAAGCAAAGATAGAAGAAacaagcaaagaaaaaaagctACCAAGAATTGAAGATTTTTTTGTGGCCAGTTGGGGGGATGCTGTCCGTGTATGCCATTTGATTTCATTATCCttgtagcagcagcagcagcaacaaactAGAGCACAAATTGCATTTTTCATTGAATTCATTTCGTTGCCATTCCATTTTGATTACGACttgaaaaacttaattaaTCAATTAAGTGTCtaatctaaatatatatatatatatatataactatattctttttgtattctttcttcttctcttttaCGTAAATTCTTTAACTCTTGAtaccaatatacatatacatattgaaCTTTTCAACTCAATTTTATCTGTATAAATGTAAAGTTTGCATACTGCACGGATATTGTAAGTCTCAGTGATGGGTCTAAGCCGCAGGATGAAGATGTTAAATTTGAACTCTTAATCATTGTTGATCGACAACAACATTGATAATAATCGAATTTCACTTAACATTTTCAGACGATGCACAGCCTAAAATGCGTTTTAGCCTTTCACCACCGCCGCAGAAAGCTATTACCGCCAGCGTAACCTCAACCAAGAGTAGCACAAACATTGACAttagctccagctccagcacCATCACCACCGCGGCTACAACCAGCACcaccaaaacaacaacaaccactttctccaccaccaccaccaacaacaaaaataatatgcTGGGTCATGAGGGGAACAGCTCAAATTCAGCTGCCTCTATTTCTGCATCAGCTGACGAAGATGCCGCCTCGGATTATAATCAATGGCTGCATGCCATGAAACTGGTGGCTCGTCTACCAGGAGGCACACCACCCGAGTTTCGTCGCAAGGTAAATGACGGCCACTTTCTCCATCCACTTGAGACTGAAATATAAACGTATTAAAATCCCTTCAGCTCTGGCTCTCGTTGGCTGACAAATATCTCAAGTCCAAGAATGTTGATTGGACGCAGCAGCGTGAGAAATGCTTTTGCGAGGAATGGCGTGAAGATGACGAAGAGCTGGGCATACAAATTGTCAAGGTGAGTCTGACAGTTTCTAAGATCCAAGTTGAACCTCTTCACAGAGTGTGGAGACACCCTGGCATTGTTTTTTCAGGATTTGCATCGCACTGGTTCTAATTTGTGCACTGGTCCCGCGGGCTCCATTAACCAGGCCAAGCTGAAGCGCATTCTACTCGGCTATGCCCGCTATAATCCCGAGGTGGGCTATTGtcaggtgagtatatagagGGCCACTCATGTCCTTTTGTTTCTCCAACTCTGGCCTTGCTTGCCTTTGCAGGGCTTCAATATGCTGGGTGCTTTGATTCTACAAGTCATGGACAAGGAAGAGGAGGAGTCCATGAAGGTCATGATCTATCTGGTGGAGGGTGTACTGCCAACGGGTTATTTCTATGGTTCAATGGGCGGTCTTCAGGCGGATATGGGAGTCTTTCGCGAGCTTATGCAAACGAAACTGCCGCGTCTGGCCAAGCATTTGCAGCGTTTGCAGGGAGGACCCGTTGAGAATGCCTACGAACCGCCATTGACCAATGTCTTCACCATGCAATGGTTCCTCACCATGTTCTGCACCTGCCTACCCATGTCCTGTGTCCTGCGCGTCTGGGATCTCGTTCTCATCGAAGGCAGTGATGTTCTATTGCGCACTGCCCTCGTCCTGTGGAGTCTATTGGAAGAGTGAGTACATTTTGTCTGAAGCTCTGTGGGTGGtatcgtttcttttttttggcggGTGGGGTCTCTGCTGACAATTGTTTGCTGCTTGTGTGCTCTGCAGCTCAAAACGAAAATGGGAAAAATTTGTGTCAAGGCTTCTCCAAGCCGGCACAAGGTTGTTGGCTGAAATgttttttggcaaaaagttttttacACGCTGTGTGAGAAATGCAATTTACTagttttggtttattttaacCATCTTCAGAATGTTTCTGCTGACATTTCGCAATTTTTATGGCACAACAGATGCAATAAGTTTTCCagataaaaacatttttgttagtttgtaaaaaatgttcaaattgGATAATGAACTTACATTCAAAAGAAGCCCAGGCGACCTTTATAATTGGTTGTGTAATATCAATATTGTGGCATAAAATTCTGGTATCCTTCGATTTCATATAACATCGTcttgatatttattttttagacGTGTCCTTAATGCTCGCACAGCTGATGAGTTCTATGGCAAAATGGGATCTTTCTCGAGTGAATTGCTCAATGGTCATCTTATCGATTCAAATGGTCTAATCGAAAAGGTTGTTAAACTCGGACCCATTGCCGATTTGCGTCATTTGAGGGATAAACATCTATATAACATAGCCCCATTGAGGCATAAACAAGGCATACAGtgagtacaaaaaataaaatgaaaaaattatataacaTACTTTTCTCTCCTTACTAACAGACTCTATTACGATGACGATGATACACATTCGGATGAGGAGCGCATGGCAGTGGCTACCGTGTGGGGTTTAAATTGGGGTCGCCGCGGTTCGGTGGGACCCGGAGCCCCAGCGGGTAGGCAGCCATCTGAACAAAAGGATCGTCTGGCCTTGGATATATCGTTGCTGAAGAAGCAATACGATCGTCTTCGAGAACGTCAGAAGCAGGCCCATGTCATCCTAACTACTGCATGCTCAACAGCAACTCGTCAAACGCCTTCAGCGCAAAGCTCGGTGCCGGTTAATCAGTTACTACAGGGTCGACACGCCATTGTGACCAACAGGGGCAAACGGGTGAGTGCTCCCTTGGGAGCCATACCTCCAGCCCGAAAGCCTTCACTGCCAGCTGTATTGCACGGAAACGGAAAGCCTATGATGGGGGAGAAGCAGTTGCGACGAGGAGAAACCCTACTCTGGCGGGACACGGACACTAGTCGACGGCGAAGAGACAGCCTCACGTGGAAGGAGATCAAAGCAGATCGTGCGGCCATGCTACGCGAAGGAGTTGATTCAAGCTCTCTAAAGACCCAGAAACTTCGCACGCGGTTGGGCAAAAGTGACAGTTCGTCTTACAGTGAGGATAGCGATGGCGATCAGGATGAGAAAGCAGACAacggtggtgctggtggtggctCTAGTACGGACACCAGTCTCTGTGATGACGATGATCCCAAGTCAAGCGAAAAAAGCCCCAAGCGTAAGGCGAAGGTGGCACGtaagctcaaagagaagagTCAGCATTTGGGGTCTCGGGAGTCCAGCGCAGAGCGTCAACGACCGAAATCCTGGGCACCAGGCACGCATGAGATACCCTTTATGTTGATGGGCATGGACAGCGGTGATGAAAAGGAAGCCAAAAAGGAGGAGCAAGACCTGGAGGAAGACAGTGCCACTGAAAGTGGTCGTTTTAGCTATCCTAAGGAACTAGATTGGACTCAGGCGGCAGATAAAGTAGCAAGTTGTGAACTAGAACCATTGGATATTGACAAGATACTGCCTAACACTGCTATTTATCTAAGCACAATCAGTCTAAGTCCGCCCAAGACGGAAGATGTGGGAGATCAGGATGTGATAGAGGAACAACCCATTGTGAAGCAGTTTGACGTTAGTGATTCTGGGGTAACAAATCAATATTTTGAGCGTGTCAACAGCGTTGAGCGTCCCAATAGGTTGGAGCTCTCATACTCTCTAAACGAGGAGGAGGACTCTACAATGTTAAAAGACGATCGTCAAAGTTCGGattttgaattgaaaattgaacCCGAACCTTCCACTTTAAATAAGGTCCCACAAATTCGGGATGATAACATACCCGGTGAAAACAAAGATGACTACAAGGAGCTTTTGAGCATGACGATAGAAGAGCATAAGCCACCAGCAGCTACAATCACCAGCCAACTGAATGCGAGTCGAAAGCGTCGGGATCCCAGGCGTAAAACGCTAACCAGATCCTCCACAATCGAGATTGAGGAACGTTTTCAGGCCCTCGAACGAACACTGAGCCAAGATCAACCGATTCATAAGTACATACCGAGCACTGCAGCTCTCGAAGAACGCTATAATAGTCTAGAAAAACAGTTGAGTGCCGAGAAACAGCGGAAGGAGGAGGATCTGGATCGTATACCTTCTACAGCTGATCTAGAATCACGATTTGATGCCTTAACGAAACAAATGAGTTCCAGCGAATCGAGCAATTCCAAGGCCCCACTCGATCTTAATAAAGATCAGCAGCAGCCTGGCGAGAAATCCaaagaaacagaaagaaaatcaaacaaaaaccaaagcaaagAAGGGGAGAAACAAACCCAATCGGAACCTAAAGAAACTGCATCGGAAAAGGAAAGTCCTggccaaaaagaagaaaccaaAGAAATTGAAGAAGAACAACAGCCACGTCTCAAGAAACTGCCCTCTACAGCCGAACTTGAGGATCGATTTAATGCTTTAGAACGAAAAATGAGCGTACAAAAATCTAGTTCGGCAAAGACAAAGAAAGAGCCACCCGATGAAGAAAAACCTGCCCAAAAAACTGAAGCTCAAACAAAGGAAACTAAATCTAAACAAGAATCAAGCCCACAAAAGACTCCAGAAAACATAGAGACAAGTGAAAAGAGCACGAAAATCAGTAAGGATTCAAATGAGGTTAAGGATAAAGCCGATGAGGTAAAACGAAAAGTTCCACCTTCAACCGAGGAGTTGGAAAAGCGTTTCAATGCTTTGGAGAAACAACTTAGTACAACTAATTTGGAAGCTGAGCAACCTACTACTTCTAAGGCAAAGGAAATCAAATCAGAATTACCCAAGCAAACTGAAAATGTAAAAGCGAACAAGCAAGAAATTCAATCACAAAAATCCATCAAGTCTTTCGATGAAAAAGTTAAAGTTATTAATACAAAATTAACAGCCGATGAGCAGAAAATCCAAGACCACGACAAATTGGCCGAAGAAAAACGTAAAAGTCTTGATGAGAAAAGTGAAAGAGCCAGTGGTCAGTTAAAAGAAATGTTGCCTGAGAATGAAACCATTAAATCAAAGACATCTCAACCTGAAGTCGTCCGGGCTGATGTTCAACCCAAAGAACTGGGTAAGCGAAGAGCTTCCGAACCACCATCAACAGAAGATTTGGAGAAACGCTATGAGACACTTAAGCGTCGCATGAGTAGTAAAAATCATTTTGGTAATCTAACAGAATCAGCAGATGAGTCCATGTCAAGGCGAGATCAAGAAGTAATATCCGAGACTTTAGAGACTGGAGAGCCGGAGAGAAAACAATCACCGCCGACAACAGAATATCTGGAAAGTAGGTATGAGAAGCTACATggggaaaacaagaaaacaacgCCCAAGAAAGTGGATGTGGCGATTGAGGCGCATATATCACCACCACCAGCTCCGCCACCACCTCCAAAGCCGAATATCCTAGCTGATCCGGCTATGCATAAGCAACGAGCTCTCATTGAAGAGCTACAGGCGAAAATTCAAGAGCAAGGACAGTCCACGCCTGGTGAAGAGAATCTCAAGCCCAGCGAGATAAATCCACAGCGCAAACAGAGGCAAGAGCAACAACGTCTGCTACAACGGCCCACGACAATGGGAGATGAGACCTCGGAAGCACCTGCAAAGACCGCTTACTACAGATCGGGAAATTACGAACcctggcagcagcagcaccagcagaaGCAGCGAATGGTTCGTCGTTTCTCTGATTTGCCATCAAGAGCCGATCTAGAAAATCGCTTACAATTCCTGGAGAAGCAATTGTACAAGAAATTCTACAAGCAGCGCTGTGCAAGTGATTCCGAAGTTGCATCGCGGACGATCGATGACGAAAAGCCCAGCACATCGGCAGCCCGTGTGGCGGAAGTTCAGCTGGAGCAACGTGTCCTGGCCCTAGAGAAGCAATTAAGTGAGAATAGTCTAAAGCTGCTAGAGGCCATGCGTGTCAACGTGCCCAACGTCGATGGCGGCTCTCCGCGAAGACTAAGCACGGATACGATAGATGCCACTGGCAAGGAACTGGTGCGGTATACACAGAACTTTGGTGAGCTGGACGAGTTGGGTGGAGATGGCTCAAATAAGCCCATTAACATTAGTATCAATATCAAAATGATGCTCAACAaggaacagcaacaacaacgacaacaacaacagcagcagcagcagcaggaggaaAAGGCAGACACTAGGACCAGCACAGAGGATTTAAGGATGCGCTTGGAGCAATTGGAACAGCAATTGATGGAAGAAAGAGCCAAGAACAATGGTTTTGTGGATGTCGAAAGTGCTAATGATGGCGGAGCAGGAGAGGAGGCAAAGCAATTGGATAAATCCGAAACTTCAGTACCGGAAGAACTagaggaaaataaaaagcaagaGAAGGACAGTCACAATCAAACGGTAAAAAGTGATGAAGCTGAAATGACAGAAGATCCAATTGTGGCCACCACCGTGGAAACCATTGAGCCGGAGACAGTGAAAGAAACAAAGACCTTAGAAAACGAGGAGATAGCTCAAGCAACCCAAGAGAAAGCTGCAAAAGCTGAGGAGATCGAAGAGACAACCAaagataaaataaatgaatcaTCTGAAGTCATTCCTAAAGTGGAGGAAACTAAACCGccaacagaaacagaaacccACTGCGAAGAGAAAACTGTAGACTCTGACAAGATTATTGTCAATGCCAGCTCTATTGAACCTCCGGTGGATCCCAATAATAAGACCGTGGTCCTGCTTATGGATAACGAACCTAGAGCTTCGAGAGTGCGCCGTTTGACCCGCGCCAATACCGAAGAACTGGAAGGTCTATTCCAGGCTTTAGAAAAACAACTGCAGGATCGCAATCTAATCAAATCTGAAGATGGGCGGTTAATACGAGCAAGTACGGAACAGAAACAAACTGCAGAACAAGTAGAACAAGCTCAGGCTATAAGCGATCTAACTAAGGAAATCGAAGACTTTACCAGCGGTAAACCAGACGCAAAAAGTGAAGGCGAAACAAAGGAAGATAAGCCAGCAGATGGCGGCGAAGAACCCCCCGACGATTATGATTGGGGTCCCAATCCGGTTAAGCATCATTTGAAACGCAAAACCGTATATTTGCCTTCAACCAAAGAGCTAGAGGCTCGTTTTCGGTCACTGGAACGTCAAATTAAACTACTCGAAGATGTGGAGAAAATCGATGTGGAGCAGCGCTTAAATGAAATTGAACGAAAGATTAAACTGCAGTATTCCTTGTCACATGAGaaagatttaaataaatatctagAGCTCTGCGAAGGCAAGGGCTTAGATGAGGAAGAGGAGCCTATTGTAGATGCATCTCCTCCTTTAACCAAGGATACCCAGCGGTCCCGTAGTCCAGCACGTAAAGAAGCTTCAAAGTCGCCATATACTTCACCATCGCGTAAGGCAGTTGCAAAATCTCCTCATACTTCTCCTGCACGTAAGCCAGCTACAAAATCTCCTTATACCTCGCCTTCCCGTGCTAGTGACAAAAAGCGGAGCCCTTATACCTCGCCAGTACGTCGACAGGCGCATCCCGGTGATTTACCCATCTCCGATGACTTGGAGTACAAGTATCGTGTGCTTGATCTGGTACGTTCCAAATCCAAGGAGAACTTGTCGAAGCGTAAAACTGATCCCAATAAAAAGCCGCCCATTCATCCTCTTGAAATGCTACTTGATCCGAGTCCCGATGACAGCGAGATACCCACAACAGGGGAACTGGAGCACCGCATACGTCTGCTGGATGAAAAGCTAAAGTCGCCCTGCCGCCATAAATCTCGCTCACGTTCACCCACCATCGATGACATGAAACGAAAGAAGCTCTTGGAGGAAAAGCGACCCAAATCGCCGGTTCATACATTGGAACGTTTGGTCAGTTCACCTAACAGACCAGAGCCACCCACTGAGGAGGAACTAGAACAGCGAATGCGTGCCTTGGAAGACGAAAAGCGTTTCGACTTCAAGACCCAAAAGGATTACAAGGCATTCAATCAAAAGCTTAAAGATGTCATCTCACCTTCCCTATCTTTCGAAGAGTTCAAGGCGGCCAAATCGCGTGAACAGAGTCCACGGCGTCAAGGAGCCACAACACCCAAATCAGCAATGCGACGCGACGATACAGATGATTACCGAGGACGCGAGGAGACACCCCATTATCGGCCCACTAGTCCTAAGGTGATACGCTTTCgagatgaggatgaggattATTACAAGGAGAGCCAGCGTCCGAAGTCTCGACAGTCCAGCGAACGAATGGTGGGCACCACAAATCTCGTTTTGCAATGTATTGAGGAGAATACTAAAATTCTTCAACGTATTCTTAAGAAGACTCTTGCAGATCGCagctacagcagcagcattgcAGCAGCAACGGCCAGCAGCTCCGAGGGTCTCGATGCCCTGGGTAGTCGCCTAATGAGAGTAAGTAAAGAGAACTCTATGAAATTCTATGAAATGTGCTAATATCCAATCCGCATTCACAGGAAACCTCGCCAATTACCCGCACTGGGACTCATACTGGTGTGCCGTTACGGACTGGAGAGAATATCAATGATCGTCTAAGTTCTATCAAGGATACCATCAAATCCATTGACACTCTATGCGAGGAGAAACCGTATCAGAAGGAGAAATGCCAACGTTATATTGATTCCCTCTTCTCAGATTCATTGCATTTCGGTTGTAAGAAGAATTCCATGGAGGAGCTAACGCACAGTCGCAGCGAGAGTCGAGGACGTACAGCACAACGATCGAGTGACTATACGCCGGCCATTCGAGTCACCTCAGAGCATCGATCTCTGGGCTCGGCCGACTCGAAGCGCACAAGTCCATTGCGGGCATCCAGTCCGTTGCATCATCATCGCTCGCATAGGGATATCAGTAGGGAGTTATCGCCGCGCAGGCGTCGTGATGCCGAGGATATGGAGGAGCGCGAAAGTAGTAGGGTAAGACGTGATAATATGTTGCCAAATTATTTTCTCGATAATCGTAGCGATTTAAGTAGCGGC is a window encoding:
- the LOC6649543 gene encoding uncharacterized protein LOC6649543 isoform X3; translation: MASGMSGSPSDLARLNVRELIDVCAILKVEILMMGYLLERVLIVRDRLQRHQDVLCEFVNAVLIVESNDAQPKMRFSLSPPPQKAITASVTSTKSSTNIDISSSSSTITTAATTSTTKTTTTTFSTTTTNNKNNMLGHEGNSSNSAASISASADEDAASDYNQWLHAMKLVARLPGGTPPEFRRKLWLSLADKYLKSKNVDWTQQREKCFCEEWREDDEELGIQIVKDLHRTGSNLCTGPAGSINQAKLKRILLGYARYNPEVGYCQGFNMLGALILQVMDKEEEESMKVMIYLVEGVLPTGYFYGSMGGLQADMGVFRELMQTKLPRLAKHLQRLQGGPVENAYEPPLTNVFTMQWFLTMFCTCLPMSCVLRVWDLVLIEGSDVLLRTALVLWSLLEERVLNARTADEFYGKMGSFSSELLNGHLIDSNGLIEKVVKLGPIADLRHLRDKHLYNIAPLRHKQGIQLYYDDDDTHSDEERMAVATVWGLNWGRRGSVGPGAPAGRQPSEQKDRLALDISLLKKQYDRLRERQKQAHVILTTACSTATRQTPSAQSSVPVNQLLQGRHAIVTNRGKRVSAPLGAIPPARKPSLPAVLHGNGKPMMGEKQLRRGETLLWRDTDTSRRRRDSLTWKEIKADRAAMLREGVDSSSLKTQKLRTRLGKSDSSSYSEDSDGDQDEKADNGGAGGGSSTDTSLCDDDDPKSSEKSPKRKAKVARKLKEKSQHLGSRESSAERQRPKSWAPGTHEIPFMLMGMDSGDEKEAKKEEQDLEEDSATESGRFSYPKELDWTQAADKVASCELEPLDIDKILPNTAIYLSTISLSPPKTEDVGDQDVIEEQPIVKQFDVSDSGVTNQYFERVNSVERPNRLELSYSLNEEEDSTMLKDDRQSSDFELKIEPEPSTLNKVPQIRDDNIPGENKDDYKELLSMTIEEHKPPAATITSQLNASRKRRDPRRKTLTRSSTIEIEERFQALERTLSQDQPIHKYIPSTAALEERYNSLEKQLSAEKQRKEEDLDRIPSTADLESRFDALTKQMSSSESSNSKAPLDLNKDQQQPGEKSKETERKSNKNQSKEGEKQTQSEPKETASEKESPGQKEETKEIEEEQQPRLKKLPSTAELEDRFNALERKMSVQKSSSAKTKKEPPDEEKPAQKTEAQTKETKSKQESSPQKTPENIETSEKSTKISKDSNEVKDKADEVKRKVPPSTEELEKRFNALEKQLSTTNLEAEQPTTSKAKEIKSELPKQTENVKANKQEIQSQKSIKSFDEKVKVINTKLTADEQKIQDHDKLAEEKRKSLDEKSERASGQLKEMLPENETIKSKTSQPEVVRADVQPKELGKRRASEPPSTEDLEKRYETLKRRMSSKNHFGNLTESADESMSRRDQEVISETLETGEPERKQSPPTTEYLESRYEKLHGENKKTTPKKVDVAIEAHISPPPAPPPPPKPNILADPAMHKQRALIEELQAKIQEQGQSTPGEENLKPSEINPQRKQRQEQQRLLQRPTTMGDETSEAPAKTAYYRSGNYEPWQQQHQQKQRMVRRFSDLPSRADLENRLQFLEKQLYKKFYKQRCASDSEVASRTIDDEKPSTSAARVAEVQLEQRVLALEKQLSENSLKLLEAMRVNVPNVDGGSPRRLSTDTIDATGKELVRYTQNFGELDELGGDGSNKPINISINIKMMLNKEQQQQRQQQQQQQQQEEKADTRTSTEDLRMRLEQLEQQLMEERAKNNGFVDVESANDGGAGEEAKQLDKSETSVPEELEENKKQEKDSHNQTVKSDEAEMTEDPIVATTVETIEPETVKETKTLENEEIAQATQEKAAKAEEIEETTKDKINESSEVIPKVEETKPPTETETHCEEKTVDSDKIIVNASSIEPPVDPNNKTVVLLMDNEPRASRVRRLTRANTEELEGLFQALEKQLQDRNLIKSEDGRLIRASTEQKQTAEQVEQAQAISDLTKEIEDFTSGKPDAKSEGETKEDKPADGGEEPPDDYDWGPNPVKHHLKRKTVYLPSTKELEARFRSLERQIKLLEDVEKIDVEQRLNEIERKIKLQYSLSHEKDLNKYLELCEGKGLDEEEEPIVDASPPLTKDTQRSRSPARKEASKSPYTSPSRKAVAKSPHTSPARKPATKSPYTSPSRASDKKRSPYTSPVRRQAHPGDLPISDDLEYKYRVLDLVRSKSKENLSKRKTDPNKKPPIHPLEMLLDPSPDDSEIPTTGELEHRIRLLDEKLKSPCRHKSRSRSPTIDDMKRKKLLEEKRPKSPVHTLERLVSSPNRPEPPTEEELEQRMRALEDEKRFDFKTQKDYKAFNQKLKDVISPSLSFEEFKAAKSREQSPRRQGATTPKSAMRRDDTDDYRGREETPHYRPTSPKVIRFRDEDEDYYKESQRPKSRQSSERMTLADRSYSSSIAAATASSSEGLDALGSRLMRETSPITRTGTHTGVPLRTGENINDRLSSIKDTIKSIDTLCEEKPYQKEKCQRYIDSLFSDSLHFGCKKNSMEELTHSRSESRGRTAQRSSDYTPAIRVTSEHRSLGSADSKRTSPLRASSPLHHHRSHRDISRELSPRRRRDAEDMEERESSRVRRDNMLPNYFLDNRSDLSSGSSLTKFHKVDRQLEETCAKYEADDRRSASRTPLSSPYESRTTATRYNNNNNTGTGTTTTTTADTFQRPVSPYRQPYDPYRRNVNAPSPVPVYQPAKLEIRHTTVTSTFYDRFLTEKQIEKQTLSRPPSRSPVVSPSASIAKSDTDLPGTVSSASASASASQFASSYSSAAYKPTVTTAIMSSSYAGTATSHFTSSLPTSNYSYLMSTSTNATTTTTSSSSTTGGSSGGYVPYNFSSSFSNRHSDPIANSSGISSGSTGVYNPMMSFTLREPTSASGSLLGQYAYKSSFVSNYSSSSNQMPKSPSTSDQDKL